From a single Equus asinus isolate D_3611 breed Donkey chromosome 2, EquAss-T2T_v2, whole genome shotgun sequence genomic region:
- the L2HGDH gene encoding L-2-hydroxyglutarate dehydrogenase, mitochondrial isoform X5, with protein sequence MAIDCPYTGIVDYRQVALSFAQDFQEAGGSVLTNFEVKEIETAKESPSRSKDGVTYPIVIRNTKGEEVRCQYVVTCAGLYSDRISELSGCNPNPRIVPFRGDYLVLKPEKRYLVKGNIYPVPDSRFPFLGVHFTPRMDGSIWLGPNAVLALKREGYRPFDFSARDVMDVIIKSGLIKLVFQNFSYGVNEMYKALFLSATVKHLQKFIPEITVSDIRRGPAGVRAQALDRAGNLVEDFVFDGGVGDMGNRILHVRNAPSPAATSSLAISGMIADEVQQRFNL encoded by the exons ATGGCTATTGACTGCCCATATACTGGCATTGTGGACTATCGGCAGGTGGCCTTGTCGTTTGCCCAGGATTTCCAAGAAGCAGGTGGCTCTGTCTTGACCAATTTTGAagtaaaagagattgaaacggcTAAAGAGAGTCCTTCAAGAAGTAAAGATG gggtgACATATCCAATTGTTATAAGGAATACAAAG GGAGAGGAAGTTCGATGTCAGTATGTTGTGACGTGTGCAGGACTTTACTCAGACCGCATTTCAGAGTTGAGTGGCTGTAATCCCAATCCTCGAATTGTACCCTTCCGGGGAGATTACCTTGTCCTGAAGCCGGAAAAACGCTATCTTGTGAAAGGAAACATTTACCCG GTCCCAGATAGCCGGTTTCCTTTCCTAGGCGTTCACTTCACACCAAGGATGGACGGCAGCATTTGGCTAGGGCCGAACGCAGTGCTGGCCCTTAAACGAGAGGGCTACAGACCCTTTGACTTCAGTGCCAGAGATGTTATGGATGTCATTATCAAGAG TGGCTTGATTAAACTGGTGTTCCAGAATTTCTCTTACGGAGTTAACGAGATGTACAAAGCCCTTTTTCTCAGTGCAACAGTGAAGCACCTTCAAAAGTTTATCCCTGAAATTACTGTCAGTGACATCCGTAG AGGTCCAGCTGGAGTGAGAGCCCAAGCCCTGGACAGGGCTGGAAATCTGGTGGAAGACTTTGTGTTTGATGGAGGCGTTGGAGACATGGGAAATCGCATTCTTCATGTGAGAAACGCACCTTCCCCTGCTGCCACTTCTTCCCTGGCAATTTCTGGAATGATCGCAGATGAAGTGCAACAGAGATTTAATTTGTAA